The Natrarchaeobius halalkaliphilus genomic sequence ACCGCTTCGATCACGGGCTCTACGGACTCGAGGGTGAAGAGACGTTGAGCGGTGCGACCGTCGCGACCGGCGAAGTCGATCCGGACGAGTTCGAAGCGGGCAACTACAGCGGGGCCTATCACGGCTTCGACTACTACCTCATCGTCACCGAATTCGACGTGACGAGAGAAATCGAGGTCTATCGCGAGCTCCACTACAGCGACTCGGCGCTCGAGGGACTCGACGCCGAACCGACGGTGAACAAGGTGGTCTCGAACGACGATTTCGAGATGTATGCTATCGCTAGCGAAGCGTAAGCCGACGACAGCGCCGAAATTGACTCCATAACAAAGCCGGAGAACGCCCTTCGAAGCTGATACGACAATGTCTGCCCTCGACGACGTGTGCGTGCTGGATTTGACGAGGGTCCTCGGTGGCCCGTACTGTACGATGTTGCTCGCTGACATGGGTGCTGACGTGGTGAAAATCGAACCACCCGGCGGCGATTTCGTCAGGGATACGCCGCCGTTTCACGAGGACGACGACAGCTTCGGCGGCTACTTCCAGAGCATCAATCGGGGCAAGCGAAGCCTCGAGCTCGATTTCACCGACGAGGGCGACCGCGCGGATTTCCTCTCGCTCGTCGAGACCGCCGACGTCGTCGTCGAGAACTACCGCGCGGGGACGATGGAGAAGTTCGATCTCGAGTACGAGCGCCTCGCGGAACGGAACCCGCGGCTCGTCTACGCGGCGATGCGCGGCTTCGGTGATCCCCGGACCGGCTCGAGCCCGAAACAAAACGAGCCGGCGTTCGATCTGGTCGCACAGGCGCTCGGCGGGATAATGCATCACACCGGACAGCCGGACGGACCGCCGACGAAAGTCGGCTTCGGCGTGGGCGACATCTTCACGGGCGTTCTCCACGCGGTGAACATTCTCGCCGCCCTCCACTACCGTCACCGGACCGGAGTCGGTCAGTTCGTCGATACGGCGATGTACGACGCGATGATCAGCCTCGGTGAGCGAGCGGTCTACCAACACTCCTACACCGACGAAACGCCCACGCGGCAGGGAAATTCCCACCCGACCCTGTTTCCGTACAACGCCTTCGAGGCCACCGACGGCTACGTCGTTATCGCGGCGCTGACCGACCGCCACTGGCAGAACCTCTGTGACCGAATGGACCGTCCGGAGTGGGGCCTCGAGTATTCGACAGCCGCCGATCGCCTCGAACACCGGGAGCGACTCGGGGCCGGAATCGACGAGTGGGTCGGCTCACAGTCGGTCGAATCGGTACTCGACGCGCTCAACGGCGCGGTTCCGTGTGGCCCCGTCCAAGACGTCACCGACGTCTACGACTGCGAGCACACCCACAGACGAGAGATGCTGGTGGAGGCGACGCTTCCCGAGACCGACGAAACGGTGACCATCGCCGGCACGCCGATCAAGATGGCCAAGACGCCGCCAACCCCCGGCGACCGGGCACCGCTGCTCGACGAACACCGGGACGAACTCCTCGAACGAGACGAGATACCTCGCTCGAGCCAGCGCGACGGCGACTCGGGTCGCGTCGGCGTGACCGACGGCAGCTCACAGGACGATTGACCAACGAACTATGGCAACAGATCACAGTCTCTCGGAGGAGGGATCGACGAGCGCCGATCGACACGGGCGAGACGAGCGGGAACGAACGGACGAGACGCGTCCGCCGACGGCGGAGCGAACCGACGACGGCTACGTCATCCGACCGTACGAACCCGGGGATCGCGACGACTTTCTGGACCTGTACGACATGGTGCTCGGGGAGCGCAACGAGGAGTGGTTCCGCTGGAAGTACGAGGAGAACCCCTACGTCGATCACGTTCCGATGATCGTCGCAACCCACGGCGGCGACCTCGTCGGTACCAAACCCTGTTTCGCGCTCGAGCTTCGGATCGACTCGCGGACGTACCTCGGCTTCCAGCCCGCGGACGTCATGGTCCATCCGGACCACCGCAGACGGGGTCTCTACTCCCGGACGACCGAACGGCTGAAAGAGCACTACCGGGACCGCGAGCCGGCGCTGTTTTTCAACTTCCCCAACGAGGCGACGCTCTCGGGCAGCCTCAAACACGGCTGGCGAATCGTCGAGGAGGTCCCGACGTTCTACCGCGTCCAGCGACCCGACGCCCTGATCGACCGCGAGGACCGTCTCTCGAGGCTAAGCAGTGCGGCTCACCCCGTCGCATCGGCGTACCTTCGCGCGTGCGAACTGCTGGTCGATCGGCCGGCGAACGTGGTCGTCCACCGGTTCGACGGCCTCCCAACCGAGCAGTTACTCGAACTCTACGACCGAGGCGTTCCGGGAACCATCCACGCAAACCGCACCGAACCGTTCTACGAGTGGCGATTCGAGAACCCCCACTGGTCGTACGACGCCTACGTCGCGACCAGAGACGGTGAGCCGATCGCCGGCGTCGTCGTCGGGACAACGCTCGATGACGGCTCGACGATCACCTGCCTGACCGACGTGGTTCCGCTGGCGACGACTCCCGGTCGGCGCGACGGGCTCCAGGCGATCCTCGACCGAGTCGTAGCCGACCACCGCGAGGCGGATCTGCTCGCCACGAGCGGCCGGGCGATCCCCGCGCCGCTCCTCCGTCGGTTCGGCTTCCTCTCGGACGCCTCGCTTCCGCTGTCGCGGATCACACTGCCGACGACGCAGGTAACGTATCCGATCGCCACCGAGGGCGGTCACGAGTGGACCGTCGGCGCTCGAGCCGTCACGGATCCCGCCAACTGGACGATCACGTTCGCCGAGCAGGACACGTGGTGAACTACTTCGGGGCGCGATCCCGGAGTACTCGGTCTGTTCCGCCTGTCGACAACGAACCCCCGAGCCCGCGTTGAGGCCGAATAATACGATATTTCTCCGGAAACAGCGACACGAATCAGAGCGGATTCCGTCGTATCTTCGAGTATATTCTCGCATAGGTTGTGTCCACCTCCACACTGTTACCAACTATTTCAATAAATTTAACTCATAATACCAAGGAAAAGTTTATGAGTGTAAGCTCTTGTTACCCGAGTGTATGGCGCAGAATCCCCGTACGTCCGACGCGGAGAAATCCCGAACTACAGACCGTAATTCCGGATTAAGCCGACGTAACTACGTTCGCTCGCTTGCCGTAGCCGCGACCGCAGTCACTACGCTCGGTGCAACGGGCACCACCGCAGCCACGGACGACTACGAGGTCATCGAAGCCGAGAACCAGACGATCACCGTCGACTCCGGCGAGACCTGGGAGAACAAGCTAATCGATATGACGACCGGACAGGACATCGTCATCACAGCCCACGGCAGCGACTGGACGATCCGCAACATCGGTTTCAGCGGCGAAAACACGTCCGGAACCGGCTCTGCGACGTTCGGTGTCTCCGATTCGGGCGGCTCGAGCACCGTCGAGAACGTCTACCTCGGCGACGGCTCCGACGGCCGCAACGGCAGTTCATCGGGTCACGGTCAGACCGCGTTCTGGGTCGACCCCGACCACGCGGGCCACATCGACTTCCAGAACGTCAACATTCAGGGCTTTGCTGACAACGCTATTTACGCGTCCGCTCCCGGGAACACCGGCGGCGGGACGATACACATCGATCGCTCGTTCGCCGCGAACTGCTACGTCTCTCACTTCCGACTCGCGACCGAAGGCAGCAAGGTGACGAACTCCTGTGTACTCGTCGACGACGACGGCTACCAGGGACGCGGCATCTGGGCCTGGGCTCCCGGCACGGTCGAGGTCGAAAACTGCCAGCTCGAGATGAACGGCCAGAACACCGCCATCGACGCCGGTGCGAACGGCCAGGCGACGACGGTCGTCGTTCGCGAGACCGACTACGACGAGAGCGCCGGAATCGGTGAACACGACGGCTCCGCCGTTCGACTCGAGGACGGCGTCGGAACCGATCCCGACGCTCACGTCCCGGACGGCGTACCGACCTCCGCCGAAGAAGCCGCTGCCGGATCCACACACTGAGCGCGTCTCGCCGGTCCGATTGACATCGCTCGATCACGTCGTCGGGGACCGTCGAGAGTTCGACTCCGTTTTCTATCGTTCGAGTCTCCGTTCTCGTCACTTCCGCACGGAGTCTCCGTATCACGACTTCCGACGGAGTGCTCGATCGTTGGACGGTAATGGGTTGTTACGCGGTCCAAGAGAATGCCAAAGGGCGTGACCTCGAGGCGATTCACCCGCGCCGTGGATCACGGTTCGGCGGTATCGTTTCATTGCAGTATATGAATGATTTTCTGAGCGTTCGTTCAGATGTTAGCCACAATCAGTAAATTTTATGGTTAGATTAACGGTAAGTTTATGCAGTTAGTCTCTTATTACCCGATTGCATGGCACGCGAACCTTCGGTACTGGACGACGAGCGTCCCGTCTGTGATGGCGGTGACGCAGCTGAACGTAGCGGTAATACTGGATTACTCGGCCGTCGGTCGTACATGAAACTGGCCGGTACGACGACCGCGGCCGCGGCGGTCTCCGGACTGGCGAGCGCCGACGGGGACGGATACGAAGAGATCGCCGCGAACGGACAGGTGATCAGGATCGGTCGCGGCGAAACCTACGAAAACAAACTGTTCGACCTCACCACCGGCGACAGCGTTTTGTTGCTCGTCGAGGGTGGTGACTCGGTAATCCGAAACATCGGGTTCAGGGGTCTCCACCGCGGCGACGCGTTCATGATTTCGATCACCGCATCCAGCGGCGACGTTCTGATCGAGAACGTCTATCTGGGTGACGGCTCGACGAAAGAGGGAGAAAGCTTCGTCCACGGACCCGGTGCGGTGTTTTACCACCGAAACGCCTCGTGTGACGTCACCTTTCGATACTGTAACGTCCAGGGATGGCCGAACAACGGCTTTTATTGCTCTAACACCGCAAACGGCGGCTCGGCTCGATTCGAACACTGTTACGGAAAGAACAACGGCGTCAGCACGTATCGGATCGCCGGTGGAAACGACGCTATCGTCGGCTCCGTCGCGTACAACGACGACACCGACTACGGTCCCGGCTGGGGTGGCTACGTCGAGGACGCCGGCCGACCGGTCTGGGTCTGGCCGGGTGGGACTCCATCGCTCGAGGACTCACACTTCGCGAGCGGGGGGTACCCCTACGCGATGGTTCTCCGAGGCGACGGGAGCGCGCGGATGACCGGCGGCGGAATTCGTGGCACGGTTCAGGGAGAGGGGCTGCAGCGATCGGACGTTTCGAGAACGCCGGATCTCTCGGTTCCGGACGGCGTCCCGACGTCCGCCGAAGAGGCAGCCGCCGGTGGCTCGGTCGAACCGGAAAGCGGCGACGGAACCGGAGAAACCGAGCCCGAATCCGACGAATCGACGCTTTCGAACGTCATCCTCTTCGACGGCGATCCAGACGACGCGACTCGATACGAGTTCGAAGCGGACGGACGGGTCGAAAAATCGACGCACGACGGTGCCTCCATCGACGACGAGGACGTCGTCGACGACGGGTTCGTCCACGGCGTCGTCGCGGACTGGAAGGACGCTTTCCGGTTCAGCGGCGAACTCGAGCAGCTGACGGTCGACGGACCCGCAACGGTTTCGGTCAACGGCGTCGCCGTCGATCCCGACGAGTACGGCGAGGAACTCCCGCACGTTCTCACGGTCGAGGGAGGCGACGAGCCGACGAGCTACGAGATCACCGTCGACGGGGCGATCGAACTCGATTCGGAGGACGATCCGATCGACGAGGTCACGATCGTGTCGGGGTCGGCCGTCCAGAGTTCGGTTACTGAGACAACCCAGACGTTCCGGTTTTCGGGCGCGGTCACCGACGTTAGCGTCAGCGACGGCGACGCCGTGGTTTCGATCGACGGAGCGGAAATCGATCCCGACGAGTACGGTGACAACGAACTCCTCCCGCACGCGTTGCTCATCGACGCCACCGGTACCGAGGGACCGAGTACGTACTCCGTCGAGGTGAGCGACGTCATCGTCAAATCCGATTTCCGCACCGTCTCGGTCGACGACTCGAGCGTCTCCCGCGGACGAACCGTTCGCGATATCGTGGAAAACGGACGCAGTACGTACTGGTTCGACGGCGAAATCGAAAACTTCCGCCTTCTCGGCAGAGCAAGAGCCGACGTTCAGTACAACGCTCGCGGTCAGTAACGACCACCGACGGTCGACGGATCGGCGGCGCTTTTCGCGAAGAGAGATGGCTCCCGCGCCGAGAACAGTAGGCTGGCACGCGAACTGTTCCGGTACTGGATGACGGTCGCCGGGAGCCACAGCCCTCTACGAACGGTGCGGATAAAAGTCCTTCTCGTATCGAAGGCCGGGTTTCGTATTAGTCGGAAACTGATAAACAGTACGACGGATCGACCCGGAACGATAGCACGCTCGGGACGAGGTCATCCGATTCGCGAGAGCTTCCCGTCGACCGTTCGCTCTCGCTCGCGGTTCGAGACGGCGTGGACGATCGAGAGAACGAAGAACGCGACGACGACCGCTCCCGCGATCGCAATAGTCGGCAGCACCGAAAGCGGCGGTACCCCGAGGAACGTTCCGGTAATGAGCGCCGCTCCGACGACGCTCAGGACGCTATACCATCGATCCCAGCGATCCTGATGATGCGTGTCCGTATCCAGATACATCATCAACAGATCCGCGTTGTCAGAGAGGGTGATCAGTCCGCGATCCTGATCGTATTCGACGATACCCGCGTCGTCCATCTTCGGGAGATGAGTTTGATACAGTGCGACGTACACGCGTTTTCGTTGATCGGAACTGAGCGCGTTGACCTCCGTGTCGTTTTCCCAGGCCGCGATCTGTTCAGCGAGCTCTCCAAGCGTCACCGTCTCCTCCGCCTCGAGCAAGTACGCGAGGACTTCTCGCCGGCGTCGATTCTTCAGTAGTTCAAAAATGACGTCCTTCGACAGACCGTCCTCGTCCGCCGAATCCGAAACCGAAGACGCGATTTCGTCGGGGAGCGAGGTATCGATCGACGACATTACCTTGAGCCTCCGAACGGTAGTAGTACGGTTCGGCCAGGTTCGTTCCAAGTTCGGTGCTCGAGGTCTCCACCGAGCCGTGGGAACAGTAGGGACCGCTGTACTCTCGAAAGACGGTTCGCAGTCACGGTTGACACACCAAGTTGTACACCAACAGTGACTCTCTTAAGCACGGTCACGTTTTGCACCCGCTGCAAAGGGCGTACGGGCTGACTTCTCGAGATACTGACGTCGCCGCTCCGGCGGTGCGGGTTCGCACGCTCACCGGTCCGCTTCGGCCGTGGTCGGTATCGGCCGATTGTCCGGCAGTATTGATCGTGTACATTCCGAACCGTCGGGTACGACGGCACTCGGTCGTCGTCGGAACCAGGCAACACAACACTCGGGCGAAACATTCGACGCCAGCGACATAAATTCGGGCGTCGGTTTGATACCGAACGAATCGTTTCTGCGGTGAAGCTCGGATTTACGATTCCGTCACGACGAAACGATGGCCGCGTTTCATGTGGTACGTTCACTATCGGCACAATGGGTCGAAGCGAACGGCAGTGATCGCTTTACCCGGACACGACCGATGGGACACGGTCTCGACGCGAGCGACAGCCGCCTAGAGCAGGCGGGTGGGACATCGTGTCGATCATCTCCGTTCTTTCTCTCTTTGGCTGTGATCGAGACCGTTCTTTTTCGCTTCGGTCGCCCGCGACGCGTGTCGACCGTACCCCGTAGATCGGGTCGTCGCCTCTCCGCTCGAAGCGCTGTAACCCGCCACGTCTGACAGGACAAGTCACAGTTTCCCGCGAAACCATGTGAACCCCTTACAGTGGTCGCACGGTTTCTCCCCGTACTGATGACGCAGTCTATTATCGATCACACGAGGCCCGAATCCGAGCGAACGGACGCCGAGCGCTGTCCTGACTGCGAAACCGAAACCATCGTTCACGACCCGGATCGGGGCGAGCGAGTGTGTGCGGATTGTGGGCTCGTTCTCACCGAAGATCCCATCGACTACGGTCCGGAATGGCGAGCGTTCAACGCCCAGGAACACGACGAGCTCTCACGCGTGGGTGCACCACTCACACAGTCGATGCACGACAGGGGGCTGACGACCACGATCGACTGGCGAAACAGAGACGCCAACGGTCACGCGATGTCCGCCGAAAAGCACGGCCAGATCCATCGACTGCGGGTCTGGCAAGAGCGGATCCGAACCAAGAACGCCGGGGAACGAAACCTCAAGTACGCCCTGTCGGAGATCGATCGAATGGTCAGCGCACTCGGCGTTCCAAAGCCCGTTAAAGAGACGGCAAGCGTTATTTACCGTAGCGCGCTCGAGAAAGATCTCATCCGTGGCCGATCGATCGAGGGCGTCGCCACCAGCGCGCTTTACACCGCCTGCCGTAAAGAAGACATACCACGCAGTCTCGAGGAAGTAACCAGCGTCTCTCGCGTCGACCAGCGCGAAATCGGACGCACGTATCGTTACATCGCAGACGAACTGGACATCAACCTCGAGCCGACGAACCCGAGACAGTTCGTTCCCCGGTTTTGCTCCGAACTCGACGTCGACAACGACGTCGAGACGAAAGCCATCGAAATCATCGATCAGACGACCGCACAGGGACTTCACTCCGGAAAATCTCCGACGGGGTTCGCCGCCGCCGCAATCTACGCTGCCGGGCTACTGTGTGACGAAACCATCCCACAGCGCGCCGTCGCGAACACTGCCCAGACGACCGTCGTCACCGTCCGAAACAGGTACCGCGAACAGCTCGAGGCGATCGATAGGGCTCCGGCTACATGATCGATCGCTCGTTGCCGCCGTAGACGTCCTCGTTGACCAGCGCGTGAAGGTTCGCGTACGGGACGAACGCGATGAACTCGTCGTCAGTGTCGTACAGCTCGAGGCCCTTCTCGGTATGGTCGTATCGCTCACAGACGATCTGCCCTTCCGGGAGGATCGCACGGAACATACGCAGGGGTACGTCATCGATCGGCATATAGTGTTGGGCTCTCACGAACGCGACGGAGTCAACGGCGCGGGCGTAGCCGCGTCGGACCCCGCCACCCCGAACGTTCATACCGTCACTCTCGAACGGTAAACTCCTCGAGTTCGTCGTGTAACTCCGTTGCAGTGTTCGACAGCGACCGGGCGGATCCAGAAATTTCGGTGATCGTCGCGGTCTGTTCCTCGACGGCCGCAGCCACGCTGGTCGTCTCCCGGAGCGTTCGTTCGCTCTGGTCGGTCGCGTCGTCGACCATCCGCACGACCTGTTGGCTCGAGCGAGCCTGTTCGTCGGTCGCGTCGTTGATCGATTGCACCCCGTCGTTCGCCTCCTGGACCCGTTCAGCTATCTCCTCGAGACCCTCGAGACTCTCTTCGATCGTCTCGACGCCGTCGGAAACGTCGCGCTGCATGGTCCCGATCTCTTCGACCGCGTCTCTGGCCGACGACTGAACGGCGCTCACCATCCGATCGACGTCGCCGGTCGCGTCGCTCGTCTCCTCCGAGAGGGATTTGATCTCGTTCGCGACGACGGCGAACCGTTTCCCGTCGGCGTCCGCCCGAGCCGCTTCGATCGAGGCGTTGACCGCGAGCAGGTTGGTCTCCTCTGCGATCTCGTCTATCAGTTCGACGACCTCCGTGATCTCCTCGAGTTCGTCCTCGAGCGTTTCGATCCGGTCGACGATCGTTTCGGACCGGCGTTCGATCGTATCGAGTTCTGCCAGTGCCTCGGCTGCGGTTTCCCGGCCCGACCGAGCGCGGGTCGCCGCTTCGCTCGAGCGGTCCGCGACGCCGTCGGCCGTCGACGCGATCTCCTCGACGGTCGCGGAGAGGTCGCTCATCTCACCGAGCACCTCCTCGAATCTCGCGTTCTGTTCGTCGGTCGCGACCGAAATCTCGTCGGTCGACCGGCCGACTTCCTCGCTCGCGTTCTCGATCTCGGTGACGCTCGTCGAAACCTCCCCGCCGACCTCGTCGACTTCGCTCGCGAGGTTCTGAACCCGCCGAAGCGTCGATTCGACGTCGTCGAGCATCGTATTCAGCGCTCCCGCGATCTCGGTCATCGCCTCGTGATCGCTTTCGACCGAGACGCGACGGGTGAACTCCCCCTCGGCGCATCGCTCCAGCAGTGCCCGAATACGCTCGGCGTCAGCCTCGAGCGACTCGTTTCGGCGCTGCACTCGCTCTCGTTGACGTTCGATCCGATCGTGGCTCTCCTCTAAGTCGTCGATGTGCGTTTCGAGCCCCCGTCGCATTCCCTCGAGTGATTCCCCGAACGTGCCGGGAACGGGACGGTCGAGTACCTCGGAGTCGAACGCTTCCCTCGCCAGCGCATCGGCCTGGGCCGCGACTGTCGTCAGAACGGCGTACATCTCGACGATCGACCGCTGGAGATCACCGATCTCGTCGGTCTGATCCGACTCCGACGGTCGATTCTCGAGTCGACCGTTCGCGATGTCGTCGGCCGTCGTCCGAACTGCGCGGATCGGTCCGATGAGATCTCGACGGGCGATCAAGAGCGTATTGGCGAACGCGAGAACGGAAAGCGCAAAGACGACACCCGTCAGCAAGATCTGCTCGGTCGGAAAGACCGCGATCGCGTCGCCGGGTCCGAGAAACGCAAGCGGCAGCGCGAACACCGCAAGCGTCGAGAGGAACTGGAGAACGACCGCCGCCACGATCTTTCGCTCGACGCTCTCGGAAATTCCCAGCCGATCCATCGATCCCCACAACAGCGATTCGTACCACTCTCGAACCGACGCCGCCCGTCCGTCGGGCCCGTCGAGTCGGGTAGACGCAGTCGACATATCGTAGAGGTCCCACAACGAGGACTTAAGCGCGGTGTTGATTACCAGTTTGTAACAGTTCACTATCCGATCGACGGGGTCGGCTCGAGCGGTCCAAGCGAAATCGGTTTACTGCTATCGCGGCTAGCGAAGAACAGTGACCGACGAACGCCCTGCGGAACCCTCTCCCGACAGTTCCGACGACGAACCGGACGAAACCGACCCCGCTCGAGGTGACGCCGTCGACGGCGTGAGCGAATCCGGCGGCGACTCCGGGCCCACGAACGACCTCACGCTCGCGGAGTTTCACGACGCCTGTCAGCGGGAGGGGCGGCCGGTGCTCACCGCGGGGGCGGTCGCACGATGGCTCGACCAACCCCACGAACGCGTCAGCGAACGCCTCACGGCCCTCTCAGAGGAGGGCGAACTCGAGCGACTGTCTGTCTCGACCGATCCCGTCGTCTGGTATCCGAGCGAACTCGACGATCTCACCGAGCGCGAGCGAGTGGTCGTCTTTCCGAAACGTCGAGAGATCGTCGTCGACCGACCCGCGCAGTTCACGCGCGCCCAGCTCTCCCAGTTCGCCCACCTCGCTGACGCGAACGGCGAGAACGGCTATCGGTACGTCGTCCGACCCGAAGACGTCTGGCAGGCACCCCACGAATCGTTCGAGTCCCTCGAGCGAACGGTTCGTCAGGCGCTCGGCCAGCGCTCGCCGGCGCTGGAAGAGTGGATTCACAGCCAGTGGGATCGCGCCCACCAGTTCCGGCTGACGACCCACGATGACGGCTACACGGTTCTCGAGGCCAAGAGCGCGGAAGTGATGGGGAACGTCGGCCGACAGAAACTCGACGAAGAACACGTCCACGCACCCATCTCCGAGACCGAAGACTGGGTCCGAGACGGAGCCGAGGCCGCGATCAAGCGCTTGCTTTACGAAGCCGGCTACCCCGTTCAGGATCACCGCGACCTCGAGTCCGGAGAGGACCTTCCGATCGATCTCACGGTCGGTCTCCGGGAGTACCAGCAGACGTGGGTCGATCGGTTCTCCGAGACCGGAGAGGGCGTGTTCGTCGGCCCACCGGGGAGCGGCAAGACCGTCGCCGCGATGGGTGCGATGTCACACGTCGAGGGAGAAACGCTGATCCTCGTTCCGAGTCGCGACCTGGCTCGTCAGTGGGCCGACGCCGTCGCGGAGTACACCTCCCTCGAGCCGTCTCAGATCGGCCAGTACCACGGCGGCCAGAAGAACGTTCGCCCGGTGACGATTGCAACCTACCAGATCGCCGGCATGGATCGACATCGCTCGCTGTTCGACGACCGCGAGTGGGGACTGGTGATCTTCGATGAGTGCCAGCACGTCCCGTCGGACGTCTATCGACGGAGTACGCATCTCCAGTCTCGCCACCGCCTGGGATTGTCCGCGAGTCCGATCCGCGAGGACGACCGCCAGACCGAGATCTTCACGCTCGTCGGCCCGCCGATCGGAACCGACTGGCAGGCGCTGTTCGACGCCGGTTTCGTCGCTGAACCGGAACTCGAGATTCGGTACGTTCCCTGGGGCGACGACGAACAGCGCAACGCCTACGTCTCCGCGGAGGGTCGCGAGAGGTATCGGATCGCGGCCGAAAACCGCGGGAAGGTCGACGAGATCAGATACCTGCTGTCGGCTCATCCGGACTCGAAGGCGCTCGTCTTCGTCGACTACCTAGAGCAGGGGAGAGAGGTCGCAGACGCCGTCGACGCACCCTTCCTCAGCGGCGAGACGCCACACCACGAGCGCCGACGGTTGCTAGAGGAGTTCAGGCGAGACGAACGCGACCTGCTGGTCGTCTCGCGCGTCGGAGACGAAGGTATCGATCTCCCGACTGCCGATCTGGCGATAGTCGCCTCGGGACTGGGTGGATCGCGCCGCCAGGGAACCCAGCGGGCGGGACGAACGATGCGTCCTGCGGGCGGTGCGCTCGTTTACGTGCTCGCGACGCGGGGCTCGCGCGAGGAGGATTTCGCTCGTCGACAGCTCCAGCACCTGGGCCGAAAAGGAATGACCGTACGCGAGCAGACCGTGGAGCCGACCGACGAGAGCTGAGGGCCAATATTCAAGGTATCCTGTTCGAACAGTATTGTTAGCATGAACGATGCGGCCACACGCGAGGTGCGGTGCTGGTGAGCGACCAGCGAGAGATCGTCGTCGGAAACCGTGCCGACGGAACGGAGCTGTCGCTCCCCGTGATCGAACTCCTGACCGGTCGCGGGTTC encodes the following:
- a CDS encoding GNAT family N-acetyltransferase; protein product: MATDHSLSEEGSTSADRHGRDERERTDETRPPTAERTDDGYVIRPYEPGDRDDFLDLYDMVLGERNEEWFRWKYEENPYVDHVPMIVATHGGDLVGTKPCFALELRIDSRTYLGFQPADVMVHPDHRRRGLYSRTTERLKEHYRDREPALFFNFPNEATLSGSLKHGWRIVEEVPTFYRVQRPDALIDREDRLSRLSSAAHPVASAYLRACELLVDRPANVVVHRFDGLPTEQLLELYDRGVPGTIHANRTEPFYEWRFENPHWSYDAYVATRDGEPIAGVVVGTTLDDGSTITCLTDVVPLATTPGRRDGLQAILDRVVADHREADLLATSGRAIPAPLLRRFGFLSDASLPLSRITLPTTQVTYPIATEGGHEWTVGARAVTDPANWTITFAEQDTW
- a CDS encoding DUF7344 domain-containing protein, translating into MSSIDTSLPDEIASSVSDSADEDGLSKDVIFELLKNRRRREVLAYLLEAEETVTLGELAEQIAAWENDTEVNALSSDQRKRVYVALYQTHLPKMDDAGIVEYDQDRGLITLSDNADLLMMYLDTDTHHQDRWDRWYSVLSVVGAALITGTFLGVPPLSVLPTIAIAGAVVVAFFVLSIVHAVSNRERERTVDGKLSRIG
- a CDS encoding transcription initiation factor IIB gives rise to the protein MTQSIIDHTRPESERTDAERCPDCETETIVHDPDRGERVCADCGLVLTEDPIDYGPEWRAFNAQEHDELSRVGAPLTQSMHDRGLTTTIDWRNRDANGHAMSAEKHGQIHRLRVWQERIRTKNAGERNLKYALSEIDRMVSALGVPKPVKETASVIYRSALEKDLIRGRSIEGVATSALYTACRKEDIPRSLEEVTSVSRVDQREIGRTYRYIADELDINLEPTNPRQFVPRFCSELDVDNDVETKAIEIIDQTTAQGLHSGKSPTGFAAAAIYAAGLLCDETIPQRAVANTAQTTVVTVRNRYREQLEAIDRAPAT
- a CDS encoding methyl-accepting chemotaxis protein; translation: MSTASTRLDGPDGRAASVREWYESLLWGSMDRLGISESVERKIVAAVVLQFLSTLAVFALPLAFLGPGDAIAVFPTEQILLTGVVFALSVLAFANTLLIARRDLIGPIRAVRTTADDIANGRLENRPSESDQTDEIGDLQRSIVEMYAVLTTVAAQADALAREAFDSEVLDRPVPGTFGESLEGMRRGLETHIDDLEESHDRIERQRERVQRRNESLEADAERIRALLERCAEGEFTRRVSVESDHEAMTEIAGALNTMLDDVESTLRRVQNLASEVDEVGGEVSTSVTEIENASEEVGRSTDEISVATDEQNARFEEVLGEMSDLSATVEEIASTADGVADRSSEAATRARSGRETAAEALAELDTIERRSETIVDRIETLEDELEEITEVVELIDEIAEETNLLAVNASIEAARADADGKRFAVVANEIKSLSEETSDATGDVDRMVSAVQSSARDAVEEIGTMQRDVSDGVETIEESLEGLEEIAERVQEANDGVQSINDATDEQARSSQQVVRMVDDATDQSERTLRETTSVAAAVEEQTATITEISGSARSLSNTATELHDELEEFTVRE
- the mct gene encoding succinyl-CoA:mesaconate CoA-transferase; this encodes MSALDDVCVLDLTRVLGGPYCTMLLADMGADVVKIEPPGGDFVRDTPPFHEDDDSFGGYFQSINRGKRSLELDFTDEGDRADFLSLVETADVVVENYRAGTMEKFDLEYERLAERNPRLVYAAMRGFGDPRTGSSPKQNEPAFDLVAQALGGIMHHTGQPDGPPTKVGFGVGDIFTGVLHAVNILAALHYRHRTGVGQFVDTAMYDAMISLGERAVYQHSYTDETPTRQGNSHPTLFPYNAFEATDGYVVIAALTDRHWQNLCDRMDRPEWGLEYSTAADRLEHRERLGAGIDEWVGSQSVESVLDALNGAVPCGPVQDVTDVYDCEHTHRREMLVEATLPETDETVTIAGTPIKMAKTPPTPGDRAPLLDEHRDELLERDEIPRSSQRDGDSGRVGVTDGSSQDD
- a CDS encoding DEAD/DEAH box helicase gives rise to the protein MTDERPAEPSPDSSDDEPDETDPARGDAVDGVSESGGDSGPTNDLTLAEFHDACQREGRPVLTAGAVARWLDQPHERVSERLTALSEEGELERLSVSTDPVVWYPSELDDLTERERVVVFPKRREIVVDRPAQFTRAQLSQFAHLADANGENGYRYVVRPEDVWQAPHESFESLERTVRQALGQRSPALEEWIHSQWDRAHQFRLTTHDDGYTVLEAKSAEVMGNVGRQKLDEEHVHAPISETEDWVRDGAEAAIKRLLYEAGYPVQDHRDLESGEDLPIDLTVGLREYQQTWVDRFSETGEGVFVGPPGSGKTVAAMGAMSHVEGETLILVPSRDLARQWADAVAEYTSLEPSQIGQYHGGQKNVRPVTIATYQIAGMDRHRSLFDDREWGLVIFDECQHVPSDVYRRSTHLQSRHRLGLSASPIREDDRQTEIFTLVGPPIGTDWQALFDAGFVAEPELEIRYVPWGDDEQRNAYVSAEGRERYRIAAENRGKVDEIRYLLSAHPDSKALVFVDYLEQGREVADAVDAPFLSGETPHHERRRLLEEFRRDERDLLVVSRVGDEGIDLPTADLAIVASGLGGSRRQGTQRAGRTMRPAGGALVYVLATRGSREEDFARRQLQHLGRKGMTVREQTVEPTDES